CATGGGAGTACTGGAGTTGCTGTTCGGTCGGACCGGCGACGACCGGGACGACCGCTGTCGGATCCCCAGCGAGCACGACGAGGTGACCTACGTCGTCACGCGGGAGAGCCACGACGTCGCGTACGCGGTCGTCGTCCGCGAGGCCGAACTCGAGGCGCTTTCGTCGCTGCTCCGTGCCGACCGCGAGACGCCGTACGTCGAGGGCGACGGCGACGGTGCCGACGGCGCCGACGATGCGGCCCTCGCGTCGGCGCTCGAAGCCGCCTTCGACGACCCGTCCGTCGACGTCGGGGCGTTCCGCGAGCGTCTGGAGCGACCGCGGCGGGCCGCCGCGGCCGTCCTCGAGGCGTGGCGCGACCTCGGTATCGACGAGGTCGGCGTCGGCTACCTGCCGATCGGCGCCCACGCCGACCTCGCGGCGTTCGTCCAGGGCTGTCGGCGCCGCCACGAGCGCGAGGACGACCCGTTCACACTCCCCGAGGACGTCGAGCGGGTGGCCGCGCTGCTCGCGCGGATCAAGCGGGCGAGCGAGCGCCCCGAAAATCGCGTCGTCGTCAACCGGGAGCGCCTGCCGGTTCTCGACGGCGAGGAGGGGAGCGAGGACGAGGACGACGAGGACGTGCCGGGCGAGGACGCCGACGCCGAGTGACGCTCAGACGATCGTCTCGAACTCCGCGAGCGACGTCAGTTCGTAGGTGGGTTCGTGGTCGCTTCGCGGGCCGTGGCCGCGGTCGATCCACGCCGAGTGCATCCCCATCGCGTTCGCGCCGGCGACGTCGGCGTGCAGCGAGTCGCCGACGTGGACCGTCCGCGTGGGGTCGACGCCCAGCCCCGACAGCGCGCGTTCGAACGGCGCCGGATCGGGCTTCGGGTGGACGCCGTCGGCGGGGTCGGTGAAGACGGTCACGTCGAAGGCGTCGGCGATGTCGAGCGTCTCGAGTTTCTTCGTCTGGGTCTCCCGGCCGCCGTTGGTGATGAGGCCGACGGGCCCGACCTCGCGGGCGCGGTCGAGGGCCGCCCGCGCGCCGTCGCAAAAGCGGACCGCGGTCGGGTCGACGGTTTCGAGGTAGGCGTCGGCGAGGGCCGGGGCGACGGCGGCGTCGGCGCCGGCCCGGTCGGCCGCCGCCTCGAAGAGGTACGTGTAGAACTCGCGGTCGGAGCCCGCGGTCGGCAACTGGGGGACGAGGTTCCGGAAGTCGGCGGGGCCACAGAAGGGGTCGACGCCGGCACGGGAGAACGCCCGGTCGAGCACCTCGCCGCGGGAGCGGGTCGGCTCACAGAGGGTGTGGTCGAGATCGAAACAGATCGCGCGCGGGGACACGGTTGCACTCTAGTACCGGCGGCAGGGCCCTGAACGTTTCGTCTCGACGGCTCGTTCGATCCTCTCGAATCGGTGCAATTAATCCGACCGGCGGATCTCTGGAGGTATGGACGTCGTTCGACGGGTACACGTCGTCCCTCTCGGCTGCGAGTACGACCGGATCCTCGAACCGGTCAGGGACCAGCGCGCCGACCTCGTCTACCTCCTCGAGGACGAGGCGGGCGAGACGCCGACCTACCGCGAGGACCTCCGCGCGGACCTGGAGTCGGTCGTCCCCGAGGTCCGGACGCGCCGGTGTGACCTCGGTGACGTCTACGCGGTGCTCGGCGAGGTGACGACCCTCGCCGCGCGCCACGCCGACGACCGGGTCTACGTCAACGTCTCCGGCGCCGGGACGATCCCCGCCATCGGCGCGACGATCGCCTGTATGGACGTCTCGACCGACGCCACCGCCTACTACGTCGAGCCGGAGGGGTACGCCCACGACGGGACGGCCGAACCCGCCACCAGCGGCGCCGCCGACGTCGCGGAACTGCCCAGCTACCCGATCGACTCGCCGACGGCCGATCAGGTCGCGATCATGGGCTTTCTCGCGGAGCCGGCGGCGTGGGACGGCTTCGCCGACGGACGGACGGCGCCGCCGAAGAAGTCGGACCTCATCGAGTTCGCCCGGGACGAGGAACTGTCGTTCGTCGCCGACCGGACGCCGCCGGCGGACCGGCCCAGCGGCGAGGACAAGGGCGCGTTTCGCGTCCTCGACGCGCACGTTCTCGACCCGCTGACGGAGGACGGCTACGTCACCGTCGAGTCGATCGGTCGTCGCCGCGTCGTCGAACTGACCGAGCGGGGCGAGAACGCCTACCGGGCGTTCAGGCACAAACTGGAGTACGGCGAGACGTGAGGAGGGTCGGAGGGGGCGTCAGCGGGGGCGGCCCGAAGCGATTCGACGCGTCGCGACGAGTTCTGCGGTCGGCGGACGCGGACGGGCGGGTCAGCCGTGGACCAGCGCGTAGAGCCGGACGCCAAGCCGCGCCATCTCGAGGTCGCCCTCCAGACGCCGGAGGTGCGCCCGGAGTTCGTCGCCGTCGACCGTCTCGAGGGGCCGGCCAGCGAGGGCGGGCGCGGCGTCGGCGAGGACGCCGGGCGGCAGCCGCGGGGCGTTCGTCCGGCCGCGCTCCTTCGCGAGCAGGACCTCGCGGACGGCGTTGACGCCGCGGCGCAGCCGCGAGACCGCCTCGGGGCCGGCCGGCGGGCTCAGTTCCGCCCGGAGCAGTTCCTCCGCGCGGAGGGCGTCGCCGGGGTGGACGCCGAACGCCTCGCAGGCGTCCTCGAGGTCGAGGTCGACCCGTCCGCCCCGGCGGGCGGCCAGCCGCAGCGCGGCGACCACGGCCGCGCCGCGACCGCAGCGGCGCAACGCCGGCCCGCCGGCGCCGTCGAGCGCCGCGCGGGCGACGTCGCTCACGCCGTCGACGTCGAGCAGGCGCGCGGCCCGCTCGACGCCCCGTCCGTCCGCGTCCGTCGCGGCTTCGCTTCGAGCCATACTGTTGCGGTGGGGCGGGGACATCTTGTTATCTTCTCTGAAAGTTTTGGTACTATCGTTACTATCGATACAGTCGTTACTATCGGCCGTCGTCGCGCCGTTCCCGCCGCCGACTGCGCGATCCGCCACGTTCAAGCCGCTTCCCTCCGAGGATCGAGCCATGACGAGAGCTGTCTGGATCAAAGCCGACGGGGACGTCGGCGACTGGGACGCCCGGCGGGCGCGGATCACGGCCGCGCTCGAAGCGGGCGCCGACTGGGTGCTGGTCGACGAGACGGACGTCGAGCGCGTCCGCGAACTGGGCGAGATCGGCGTCGCCGCGTTCCGGACCGACGGCGACGTGACGCTGATCGACGACGCGGAGGGCGAGGTCGGTCCGCGGCCGGACGCCGTCGTCGTCGGCAAGGGCGGCGAGGGCGACGGCACGATCGACCTCCCCGACGACTACTCGGGGTCGGCCGACCTCTCGGCGCTGCGCCGGGACGACGACGTCGACCGCGGCGTGTACGTCCGCATCCTCGGAACGGAGTACGAGGCGTTCGCCGAGGCCGCCGCGGCCGAGGCCGACCACACCATCGTCGTCGGCGAGGACTGGACGATCATCCCGCTGGAGAACCTCATCGCTCGCATCGGCGAGGAGACCGACCTCGTCGCGGGCGTCACGAGCGCCGAGGAGGCGAAGACGGCGTTCGAGACGCTCGAGATCGGCGCCGACGCCGTCCTGCTCGATTCGGACGACCCCGACGAGATCCGCCGCACCGTCGAGGTCCGCGACGAGGTCGCCCGCGAGACGCTCGACCTCGAGTACGCGGAGGTGCTGGACGTCGAACGCGTCGGCTCCGCCGACCGCGTCTGCGTCGACACCGCCAACCTGATGGAACACGACGAGGGGATGCTCGTCGGCTCGATGGCCCGCGGACTGGTGTTCGTCCACGCCGAGACCGCCGAGTCGCCGTACGTCGCCTCCCGCCCGTTCCGGGTCAACGCCGGGGCCGTCCACGCCTACGTCCGCACGCCCGACGGCGGCACGAAGTACCTCTCGGAACTCCAGAGCGGCGACGAGGTGCAGGTCGTCGACCTCGACGGGAACACCCGGGAGGCCATCGTCGGCCGCGTGAAGATCGAGAAGCGGCCGATGTTCCGGATCGCCCTCGAAACGCGCGACGGCGACCACGTCGAGACCCTCCTCCAGAACGCCGAGACGATCAAGGTCGCCACGGGCGACGGACGGACGGCGGTGACCGACCTCGAGGCGGGCGACGAACTCCTGCTCTACTACGAGGACACCGCGCGACACTTCGGCGAGGCCGTCGAGGAGAGCATCATCGAGAAGTGACCGCGCCGACGGCACCCGCGATATACAGCGTCTTTATAATGTCGGTCAGACTGACAAAATGTTTAATTAATCTACTATGCGAAACTGATATTCATGTCACAGTGTAAGTGTGTGTCGACGACAGGTAGTCCGAGTGAGAAGTTGCCGGGTCGGTTCGAGACGGACGGAGGGAGTCGCTGATGTTCGACCTGTCGAGGCGTCGGCTGTTGCAGACCGGTGTGGCGGTGGGCGCCGGCGGGCTGCTCTCGTCGAGTGTGGCGGCTGACGGGGAGCACTCGGACGGGGACATGGACATGGACATGCCCTCCTACGAGGAGCACTCCTCGCCGGAACTCGACAAGTACGAACACGAGGTGCCGATTCCGGCGGAGCGAACCCCCGACGGGAAGCGCCGCGGCGCCACCTACCACGAGATTCCGGTCGAGGAGACGACACACAGCTTCCACCCGGACCTCCCGGACACGACGATCTGGGGCTACGACGGCCAGTTCCCGGGTCCGGTCCTCTCGGCGCGCAAGGGCGAGCGCCTCGCCGTCGAGTTCGACAACAGCGGCCTGCCCGACGAGCACCTGTTCAAGGTGGACACGAGCATCCACGGGACCACGTCCGAGAACTACGTCGACTACGACGGGCCCGTCCCGGAAGTCCGGCGTGTCACCCACTTCCACGGGCTCAAGGTCGACCCGGCGAACGACGGGCAGGCCGACATGTGGAGTTCCCCCGACGGGGTCACCGGGCCGCGACATGCCGGCCCCGTGCAGGAACTCCCGAACCGTCAGGACCGGCTGACGACGATGTACCACGACCACGCCCGCGGCATCTCCCGGCTCAACAACTACGCCGGGCTGGTCGGCCCCTACCGGATCAAGAGCGGACGGGAGCAGATGCTGAACCTGCCCGACGGCGAGTACGACGTCCCGCTCGTCCTCGCGGACCGCTCGTTCCTGGACGACGGGGAGCTCTACTACCCCGGCATGTTCATGGCGAACGTCGCCGGCGACGTCGCCACCGTCAACGGCGCCGCGTGGCCGTACATGGAGGTCGAACCGCGCACGTACCGGTTCCACATCGTCAACGTCTCGAACGGCCGGACCTACGACCTCTCGCTCGTCGAGGGCGAACCGGAGGACGACGGCGACCACCACGGCGGCCACCACGGCGACTTGCCGGCGCTCCACCAGATCTCGGCCGGCCACGGGTTCCTGGAGGACGTCGTGACCATCAGCCCGCACGGGGACATGGACTCGCTGGTGCTTGCGCCGTTCGAGCGCGCCGAGGTCGTCGTCGACTTCTCCGAGTACGCCGGCGAGACTTTCACCGTGACCAACGACGCCACGTTCCCCTACGAGGGCGGCACCGGTCACGACGACCACGACGACGACGGTGGCATGGACCACGGGGACGACGACGGTGGCATGCACATGGACATGGACCATCCCGAGATCGGCGAGATCATGCAGTTCCGGGTCGTCGACGAGGTCAGCGAGCCCGACACCAGCGCGGACCCGTCGGAACTGCGGCTCCCGAACCGCGGCGGGCCCGACCCCGACGCCGCCGTCGAGACCCGACAGGTCACCATGCACATGGGCATGGACGACAACATGAACATGATCCACACGCTCGACGAGGAGCGCTGGGGTGACCCGATCGAGTTCAAGCCGCAACTCGGCTCGACGGAGATCTGGGAACTCAAAAACGACGACGACCACACCCACCCGATCCACCTGCACCTCGTCGAGTTCGAGGTCATCGAACGCGAGATGCACGCCGCGGACCACGAACCCGAGGGACCGCTGCCGAACGAGCGCGGCGGCGTGGACATCGTCAGGGTCAATCCCGGCGAGACCGTCCGCATCGCCGTGAAGTTCGACGGGTACACCGGCAAGTTCCCGTACCACTGTCACATCCTCGAACACGAGGAACACGAGATGATGCGTCCCTTCGAGGTCGTCGCGGGTCCCGACGACTCGGACGACGACGGCCATCCGGGTCGCGGACGCGGTCAGATCCCCGGCCTACCCCTGGACCTGCCGTGGGGTAACTGAGCCGCCGGCGCCAGCGCCGTTTTCTCCGCGCCGTCGCTCGTTCCTTCCGATCTCCGTACGAGTCCGCGAGTCACGACCCGACAGTCAGCCGATCGTCTCCTCCTCGACGGGTTCCAGCCGGGTCGTACACCAGTGACAGAAGTCGAGTTCCTCGTCGACCTCGCGGCCGCAGTTGGGACAGGTCGGCCCGTCGGTCGAGCGCCGCGTGCCGGGGGTCAGTTCGAGCGCCCGGAAGGAGGCGTCGATCGCGGCGAAGAGGACGAGAAACGAGAGCGCGAACCGGTCGATCGACGTGGTCTCCTCGGAGACGACGTCCATCGCCGCCGCCATCGAGTCGGCGGCGGCGATCCCCTCGGTCGGCAGGAAGACGGCGACCGCGGAGACGTACAGTCCGGCGAACAGCAGGGCGCGCACCCAGTCGCGCAGCAGGGCGTGTCCCGCGCCGGGGACGAGCACCGACAGCCCGCCGGCGGCGAGCGCGCGAATCCACCTCATTGTCAGTGTCTGGTACTCTCCACTCCGGCCGGTTAATACTCTCGCTTTGCCGGCGAGAGGCGATCGATCAGCGTCGACAGCGTCTCGAGGTCGTACTGGCCCGGCGCGGTCGCCTCGGCGGGATCGACGGGCGCGTAGCCGAGCTTCGAGCCGTAGACGGGCGCCACCGCGCGCGTGTGCCGGCCGACCTCGCCCATCGCCATCGTCGCCACCGTCTCGCCGTGGGCCGTCAGTTGCTCGGTCGCCGACAGCAACGCGAGCGTCTCCGCCCGCGTCTCCGCGGTGACGGCCAGTTTCGCCACGTCCGCGTGCGTTCCCGCCTCCGTCAGCGTTCGCACGAGTTCCGGACGGGGCGGCGTCCCCTCGAAGTCGTGGACCGACGCGACGACCGCCACGTCCCGGTCGCGGGCCGCGGCGAGGGCCTCGTCGGCGTCGCCGTCGCGGATCGAGGCGAGTTCGACGTCGATCGCCTCGACGGCGTCGAGGCGGGTCGCCTCGGCGAGCGTCGCGAGCCGATCCTCGTCGTCGGCCGCGCCGTCTCGCGGCCGTCGGCCGCTCGAATCGTCCGCGACGCTCCGTCCCGCGCCCCCTTCCCACGCCGCGCGGTTCGTCGCGAGGATCGGCAACGCGCCGTCGTACGCGTCGAGCGCCGCGAGCGGGTCGTCAGCGAGGTCCATCCGGAACTCGACGCAGTCGGCGTGCTCGCGGGCGCGCGGTTCGTCCGCGAGGTCGGCCGTCGACGCGGCGAGGCGAAACGAGTCGAACTCCATGGCTGTGCGCTCGCGGAGGGGACGGCGGGAGGAAAAACGGTCGTTTCCGGCGAGTTACGCCAGGCCGAGGTTCTCCTCGGCTTCGAGCAGTTCGTGGTAGCGGTTGCGGATGGTGACCTCGGAGATGTCGGCGACCTCGCTGACGGCGGCCTGCGTGGTCTTCTCGTTGGTCAGCAGGGCGGCGGCGTAGACGGCCGCGGCCGCCAGCCCGACCGGCGACTTCCCCGAGTGGACGCCCTTCTCCTTGGCGTTGCGCAGCAGCGAGCGCGCGCGGTGTTCGGCCTCGTCGGAGAGTTCGAGCCCCGAGGCAAAGCGGGGGACGTAGCTCTCGGGGTCGGCTGGCTGGACTTCCAGACCTAGCTCTCGCACCACGTACCGGTAGGTACGCGCGATCTCGTTTTTCTCGACGCGGCTCACGTCCGCGATCTCGTCGAGGCTACGCGGGACGCCGGCCTGGCGGGCGGCGGCGTAGACACAGGAGGTGGAGACGCCCTCGATCGACCGCCCCGGCAGGAGGTCCTCGTTGAGCGCCCGGCGGTAGATGACGCTGGCGGTCTCGCGGACGTTGTTCGGCAGGCCGAGCGCGCTGGCCATGCGGTCGATCTCGCCCAGCGCCTGCTTGAGGTTGCGCTCCTTGCTGTCGCGGGTGCGGAAGCGCTCGTTCCACTTGCGCAGGCGCTGCATCTTCTCGCGCTGGCGGGATCCGAGGGAGTTGCCGTAGGCGTCCTTGTTGCGCCAGTCGATGTTGGTCGACAGCCCCTTGTCGTGCATCGTGTTCGTCGTCGGGGCGCCGACGCGGGACTTCTTGTTCTTCTCGGCGGCGTCGAACGCGCGCCACTCCGGCCCGCGGTCGACGGACTTCTCGTCGACGACCAGTCCGCAGTCGTCACAGACGGTCTCGCCGTGTTCGTCGTCGGAGACCAGATGGCCCCCACACTCCGGGCAGGCGAGGTCGCTCCCCTCGTCCTCCTCGGTTTTCTCGTTCGCTCGTTCGTTACGTCGTACTCTGGTGGATGGTGCGTTCGTCATGCGATGGCGGATGCTCCCGGGCGGAACCGTCGCAAAAGCCCGGAGGGATTCGTTGTCTACCCGGTTCAAAGGGCCAATATATAAAAATTTCGGAAACCGTTGGAGAGGGCGGCTACAAACTGTATTTTCGTCCGTAATGGTATGAGGGATCACAACATTCAAGTGGGGAACTCGTGCCGGCGCCGAACCGCACGGATCAAGCCCTCCCCGTCCGAACGCGGCCGCATGGACGTCGCAGTCGGGAGCGAGAACCCGGTCAAGGTGGCGGCGGTCGAACGGGCGTTCGAGCGGTTCGATCCGGCGGTGACGGCCGTCGGCGTCGACTCGGGCGTCCCCGAACAGCCGCGGTCGGTCGCCGAGACGGTCGCCGGCGCGGAGACCCGCGCGGCCCGCGCGCTGGCGGCGGCGGAGGCGGACCTCGGCGTCGGCCTCGAGGGCGGCGTCGCCCGGTTCGAGGGCGCGCCCGGCCTCCACCTGATCATGTGGGCCGCCGTCACCGACGGCGAGCGCGTCGGCCGCGGCGGCGGGCCGAGTCTCCGCCTGCCCGACCGGGTCGCCGCGCGGATCGAGGCCGGCGAGGAACTCGGCCCCGTGATGGACGACCTGCTCGGGACCGAGGACGTCGCCCGGAACGAGGGCGCCGCCGGCGCGCTCACCGCCGGCCTGACCGACCGCGAGGCCGCGCTCCGGGAGGCCGTCGCCTGCGCGCTCGGCCCCTTCGTGACGAACCACTACGGGTAGCCGCGGCCGTCGATCCATCGCCGCCCGTTCGGACGCCACCGCGGCTGAGTAATCAGCACTTACCGTTTCGTCTCCGCCGGACGCGGCGGAAACGTTCGTCGACTCCTGACAGTCATCCGATCGAGCCGGTTAACCGGCCGTACCAACAGTCCGTTTCGAACCGGTTAGTACTCTCTTACCCAATCCCGAAACCGGGGGAAGGCGCCGCATTAACCGTGCGTACCAAACCCCCTAAGTCTCGCGTCGTCGTCCGTACGACTATGAGTTCCGCAATGGCCCCCGACCTCACGAGCAAACAGCGCCGGATCCTCCAGTACCTCCGGGAGAACGCCGCGACGAAGACCTACTTCAAGTCGCGGCTCATCGCCGAGGAACTGGGAATGACGGCCAAGGAGGTCGGCTCGAACATCGCCGCCCTGCAACAGGGCGACGTCGACGTCGAGATCGAGAAGTGGGGCTACTCGTCGAGTACGACCTGGAAGGTCAGCGTCTGAGCGGCCGCCGCCGCTCGCGGAACGCCGGGACGATTTTTTCTGCCGTCGTCCGCGCCGAGACTCAGTTCTCGTAGCTGAGCAGCGCGTCGGCGTTTCGGGCGAGTTCCGTCGCCCGGTCGTCGAACGAGTCGGCGTACCGGACGAGCAACAGGAGGACGGTCTCTGGACGCTCGACCGCGTAGCCGTCCTCGCGGGCGAGCAGGCCGGCGGCTTCGAGTTCGCCGGCGTACTTGCTCACCGTCGGCGCGGAGACGTCGAGGGACTCGGCGAGGTCGCTGGCGGTCGCGTCCGGGTTCGCGAGCAGTTCGATCAGCATCCCGCGGGGCGTAGCCCGGCGGAGGTACCCCAGCGCGTGCTTCTCGAAGTCGTCGAACCGGCCGGCGGGGACGAACCGCTTGTAGTCGCCGTCGCGGTAGCGCTCGACGACCCCGAGTTCCTCGAGGCGGCGAAGGTGGTGTTGGGTCTCGCCGGTGCCGAGCTGGAGGTCGTCTCGAATCTTCGAAAAGTGGGCGCCGGGCGTTGCCGAGAGGTAGCCGGCGATGGCGTCGCGGGCTTCGCTCCCGCCGGCGTCGGCGGCGGCGGGCTCGGAGAGGCCCGCAAGCGGTGCGGCCGCGCCGAGGGCGGCGAATCGGCGCAGA
The Salinilacihabitans rarus DNA segment above includes these coding regions:
- the yjjX gene encoding inosine/xanthosine triphosphatase, whose protein sequence is MDVAVGSENPVKVAAVERAFERFDPAVTAVGVDSGVPEQPRSVAETVAGAETRAARALAAAEADLGVGLEGGVARFEGAPGLHLIMWAAVTDGERVGRGGGPSLRLPDRVAARIEAGEELGPVMDDLLGTEDVARNEGAAGALTAGLTDREAALREAVACALGPFVTNHYG
- a CDS encoding DUF7123 family protein produces the protein MSSAMAPDLTSKQRRILQYLRENAATKTYFKSRLIAEELGMTAKEVGSNIAALQQGDVDVEIEKWGYSSSTTWKVSV
- a CDS encoding type I 3-dehydroquinate dehydratase, with protein sequence MEFDSFRLAASTADLADEPRAREHADCVEFRMDLADDPLAALDAYDGALPILATNRAAWEGGAGRSVADDSSGRRPRDGAADDEDRLATLAEATRLDAVEAIDVELASIRDGDADEALAAARDRDVAVVASVHDFEGTPPRPELVRTLTEAGTHADVAKLAVTAETRAETLALLSATEQLTAHGETVATMAMGEVGRHTRAVAPVYGSKLGYAPVDPAEATAPGQYDLETLSTLIDRLSPAKREY
- a CDS encoding multicopper oxidase family protein, which gives rise to MFDLSRRRLLQTGVAVGAGGLLSSSVAADGEHSDGDMDMDMPSYEEHSSPELDKYEHEVPIPAERTPDGKRRGATYHEIPVEETTHSFHPDLPDTTIWGYDGQFPGPVLSARKGERLAVEFDNSGLPDEHLFKVDTSIHGTTSENYVDYDGPVPEVRRVTHFHGLKVDPANDGQADMWSSPDGVTGPRHAGPVQELPNRQDRLTTMYHDHARGISRLNNYAGLVGPYRIKSGREQMLNLPDGEYDVPLVLADRSFLDDGELYYPGMFMANVAGDVATVNGAAWPYMEVEPRTYRFHIVNVSNGRTYDLSLVEGEPEDDGDHHGGHHGDLPALHQISAGHGFLEDVVTISPHGDMDSLVLAPFERAEVVVDFSEYAGETFTVTNDATFPYEGGTGHDDHDDDGGMDHGDDDGGMHMDMDHPEIGEIMQFRVVDEVSEPDTSADPSELRLPNRGGPDPDAAVETRQVTMHMGMDDNMNMIHTLDEERWGDPIEFKPQLGSTEIWELKNDDDHTHPIHLHLVEFEVIEREMHAADHEPEGPLPNERGGVDIVRVNPGETVRIAVKFDGYTGKFPYHCHILEHEEHEMMRPFEVVAGPDDSDDDGHPGRGRGQIPGLPLDLPWGN
- a CDS encoding HAD family hydrolase — its product is MSPRAICFDLDHTLCEPTRSRGEVLDRAFSRAGVDPFCGPADFRNLVPQLPTAGSDREFYTYLFEAAADRAGADAAVAPALADAYLETVDPTAVRFCDGARAALDRAREVGPVGLITNGGRETQTKKLETLDIADAFDVTVFTDPADGVHPKPDPAPFERALSGLGVDPTRTVHVGDSLHADVAGANAMGMHSAWIDRGHGPRSDHEPTYELTSLAEFETIV
- a CDS encoding winged helix-turn-helix transcriptional regulator yields the protein MEPSEGVDEKKRATLRRFAALGAAAPLAGLSEPAAADAGGSEARDAIAGYLSATPGAHFSKIRDDLQLGTGETQHHLRRLEELGVVERYRDGDYKRFVPAGRFDDFEKHALGYLRRATPRGMLIELLANPDATASDLAESLDVSAPTVSKYAGELEAAGLLAREDGYAVERPETVLLLLVRYADSFDDRATELARNADALLSYEN
- a CDS encoding DUF6293 family protein, yielding MDVVRRVHVVPLGCEYDRILEPVRDQRADLVYLLEDEAGETPTYREDLRADLESVVPEVRTRRCDLGDVYAVLGEVTTLAARHADDRVYVNVSGAGTIPAIGATIACMDVSTDATAYYVEPEGYAHDGTAEPATSGAADVAELPSYPIDSPTADQVAIMGFLAEPAAWDGFADGRTAPPKKSDLIEFARDEELSFVADRTPPADRPSGEDKGAFRVLDAHVLDPLTEDGYVTVESIGRRRVVELTERGENAYRAFRHKLEYGET
- a CDS encoding zinc ribbon domain-containing protein, which codes for MRWIRALAAGGLSVLVPGAGHALLRDWVRALLFAGLYVSAVAVFLPTEGIAAADSMAAAMDVVSEETTSIDRFALSFLVLFAAIDASFRALELTPGTRRSTDGPTCPNCGREVDEELDFCHWCTTRLEPVEEETIG
- a CDS encoding 3-dehydroquinate synthase II yields the protein MTRAVWIKADGDVGDWDARRARITAALEAGADWVLVDETDVERVRELGEIGVAAFRTDGDVTLIDDAEGEVGPRPDAVVVGKGGEGDGTIDLPDDYSGSADLSALRRDDDVDRGVYVRILGTEYEAFAEAAAAEADHTIVVGEDWTIIPLENLIARIGEETDLVAGVTSAEEAKTAFETLEIGADAVLLDSDDPDEIRRTVEVRDEVARETLDLEYAEVLDVERVGSADRVCVDTANLMEHDEGMLVGSMARGLVFVHAETAESPYVASRPFRVNAGAVHAYVRTPDGGTKYLSELQSGDEVQVVDLDGNTREAIVGRVKIEKRPMFRIALETRDGDHVETLLQNAETIKVATGDGRTAVTDLEAGDELLLYYEDTARHFGEAVEESIIEK
- a CDS encoding transcription initiation factor IIB, which produces MTNAPSTRVRRNERANEKTEEDEGSDLACPECGGHLVSDDEHGETVCDDCGLVVDEKSVDRGPEWRAFDAAEKNKKSRVGAPTTNTMHDKGLSTNIDWRNKDAYGNSLGSRQREKMQRLRKWNERFRTRDSKERNLKQALGEIDRMASALGLPNNVRETASVIYRRALNEDLLPGRSIEGVSTSCVYAAARQAGVPRSLDEIADVSRVEKNEIARTYRYVVRELGLEVQPADPESYVPRFASGLELSDEAEHRARSLLRNAKEKGVHSGKSPVGLAAAAVYAAALLTNEKTTQAAVSEVADISEVTIRNRYHELLEAEENLGLA